The Tubulanus polymorphus chromosome 1, tnTubPoly1.2, whole genome shotgun sequence genome contains a region encoding:
- the LOC141915006 gene encoding protein kintoun-like, producing MASTQSMPNNEKPFSNLEKLDLSSGEIQKLTDAFKNEEFRKLFAEYAEEISDPVNKRKYEEEIAEMERDRGMDVKFIHPDPCYVLKCNDGTQKIFINICRNKDIDKPTASKQRDPKGNYGLQWSVPHSFAPPREDLDSSNQKCQVIDIVFNPDVMRMAESNASFKKMCEDIAIEGIQRQFGIKLDPKNVKSPKMKYKGTPQATVIRSRSANGEVNADPEPTAKKDNLFPYPYDELTTAEKAAKREETEKIKGNTETSKENGGAITPKYSIVHRSGIEMHEFCNEPLGKRDIRPKELVVYIELPLLKSAAGVDLDIFEKRLVLEIESPAWYKLDLKLPYAIDENSGTAKFDKSKKRLAVTLPVIPLSNHDLSSSSTAETNSDEAIVQDQPVPAPLIEVLSSSEQVSEPSPAPVSRINGTTENEIVAEKSNLTTIESHAPATSKDIWGDADVSSTAVIRYSFPGFDCNQDLQTVSYVLHVKNVDRDSVTKTFDQTEKRSTITIKFVSIGSGGFPVYYSFCARFAENCRVVPDQCSVDLSNENVAVLLLKDRNCRNTWNSYEVGSNLDKLEEKLFLTDASLSKSLDELEADAKQHSQSTKDNVTLPHLHVTKMNEKKLTFRIGSQSDDDVLDDPESPIKSPDIQVIHDKKSPSLHGILKPRSLSMSESSDEANAQGNKYVRSQSMPSYSSDSPRTGNESDECGIRKSVSFNDHIDTTRFKPNAAVNSMKTTLKSKRRRMRKREAKISGRQRRHSSSEYSSDDHGDDNNANQAASDSEKDDTFLPDERTSDINSACSFDTIHEASPVPGKPAAVDELSTKVENCATTKMDESRRVDESMVDADETSKFEEENNAKNTGKKPNKRSKSKRKKATCNNNNNLTAPNDKPSDEVDSDDKSNVDEPSADNTEQVNNTAERIKTSEVETMLSWDEPTPVEKMECPIEFSNSIMFDLDTDI from the exons ATGGCGTCAACGCAAAGCATGCCCAACAACGAAAAACCGTTCAGTAATTTAGAGAAACTCGACTTGTCATCGGGTGAAATTCAAAAACTAACTGACGCTTTCAAAAACGAAGAGTTTCGTAAGCTTTTTGCCGAATACGCGGAAGAAATATCCGACCCTGTCAACAAGCGTAAATATGAAGAAGAAATTGCCGAAATGGAAAGAGACCGGGGCATGGACGTCAAGTTCATACACCCGGATCCTTGTTACGTGTTGAAATGTAACGACGGAACTCAgaagattttcatcaatatttgtagAAATAAAGACATCGATAAACCGACCGCTTCGAAACAACGAGACCCGAAAGGAAACTACGGACTGCAGTGGTCCGTCCCTCATTCATTCGCACCGCCCCGCGAAGACCTCGATTCTTCGAATCAGAAATGTCAAGTCATCGATATCGTGTTCAACCCGGACGTGATGCGTATGGCGGAATCGAACGCAAGTTTCAAAAAAATGTGCGAGGACATCGCGATCGAAGGCATCCAACGACAGTTCGGTATCAAACTCGAcccgaaaaatgtaaaatctccTAAAATGAAGTATAAAGGTACTCCGCAGGCAACTGTTATACGCAGCAGATCGGCCAACGGTGAAGTGAACGCTGATCCAGAACCTACCGCGAAAAAGGACAATCTTTTTCCGTATCCTTACGACGAGTTGACAACCGCTGAAAAAGCGGCAAAACGCGAAGAGACAGAGAAAATTAAAGGAAATACCGAAACATCGAAAGAAAATGGCGGTGCTATCACTCCGAAATATTCCATCGTTCATCGGTCGGGTATCGAAATGCACGAGTTTTGTAACGAACCCCTCGGTAAACGCGATATTCGTCCGAAAGAACTCGTCGTTTACATCGAACTTCCGCTGTTGAAATCTGCGGCCGGCGTCGACTTGGATATTTTCGAGAAACGTCTCGTCCTGGAGATCGAATCGCCCGCTTGGTACAAGCTCGATTTGAAACTTCCGTACGCGATCGATGAGAACAGCGGCACCGCTAAATTCGACAAGTCAAAGAAACGACTAGCGGTCACTTTACCCGTGATTCCACTTTCGAACCATGACCTTTCATCTTCTTCAACTGCCGAAACAAACAGTGATGAAGCGATTGTACAAGATCAACCTGTCCCGGCACCTCTTATCGAAGTTCTAAGTTCTTCGGAACAAGTTTCGGAACCATCCCCTGCTCCTGTTAGTCGTATTAACGGTACGACTGAGAACGAAATTGTCGCGGAGAAATCAAATTTAACGACGATCGAATCTCATGCTCCTGCGACCAGTAAAGATATCTGGGGCGATGCTGATGTTTCTAGTACCGCCGTTATCCGTTACTCGTTTCCCGGTTTCGATTGTAATCAGGATTTACAAACGGTCAGTTATGTTTTACACGTGAAAAACGTCGATCGCGATTCGGTGACGAAAACGTTCGATCAAACGGAAAAACGCTCGACGATAACGATCAAATTTGTTTCGATCGGTTCCGGGGGTTTCCCCGTCTATTACAGCTTCTGCGCGAGGTTCGCCGAGAATTGTCGCGTCGTTCCCGATCAATGCAGCGTCGATCTGTCAAATGAGAACGTGGCCGTGTTGCTGTTGAAAGATAGAAACTGTCGCAACACGTGGAACTCGTACGAAGTTGGCTCGAATCTTGACAAACTCGAG GAGAAACTCTTCCTCACTGACGCCAGCCTCAGTAAAAGTCTGGATGAACTAGAGGCCGATGCGAAACAACATTCCCAGTCGACGAAAGATAATGTGACGTTACCGCACCTTCACGTCACGAAAATGAACGAAAAGAAGCTTACTTTTCGCATCGGG AGTCAGTCTGATGACGATGTGCTAGATGATCCAGAATCACCAATAAAGTCGCCCGATATTCAAGTGATCCATGATAAAAAGTCTCCGTCTTTGCACGGAATATTAAAACCGCGCAGTTTAAGCATGTCGGAATCGAGCGACGAAGCGAACGCTCAGGGAAATAAATACGTGCGTTCGCAGAGTATGCCGTCGTATTCGTCGGACAGTCCGCGCACCGGTAACGAGTCCGACGAGTGCGGTATACGCAAATCGGTGTCGTTTAACGATCACATCGACACGACTCGTTTCAAGCCGAACGCCGCCGTCAATTCGATGAAAACGACGCTGAAAAGTAAACGACGCCGCATGCGAAAACGCGAAGCGAAAATCTCAGGTCGCCAACGCCGCCACAGCAGCTCCGAGTACAGTAGCGACGACCACGGCGACGATAACAACGCGAATCAGGCAGCCAGCGATTCGGAGAAAGACGACACGTTTTTACCGGACGAACGGACGAGCGATATAAACAGCGCGTGTTCTTTCGATACGATCCATGAGGCGAGTCCGGTCCCGGGCAAACCGGCGGCCGTCGACGAGTTATCGACGAAGGTCGAAAATTGCGCGACGACGAAAATGGACGAAAGCCGTCGCGTCGACGAGAGCATGGTCGACGCGGACGAAACGAGTAAATTCGAAGAGGAGAACAACGCGAAGAATACCGGCAAGAAACCGAACAAGCGATCGAAATCGAAACGAAAAAAGGCCACGtgtaataacaataacaacttGACCGCCCCGAATGATAAACCGAGTGATGAAGTAGACAGCGATGACAAGTCTAACGTCGATGAGCCGTCAGCTGACAACACCGAGCAAGTTAATAATACTGCGGAACGTATTAAAACGAGCGAAGTGGAAACCATGTTGAGCTGGGATGAACCAACACCAGTGGAAAAGATGGAATGCCCGATCGAATTCTCCAATTCGATCATGTTTGATCTCGATACCGATATTTAA